One segment of Candidatus Poribacteria bacterium DNA contains the following:
- a CDS encoding helix-turn-helix domain-containing protein — MAQEAGISKAAELFKTSRNTVRKWLKRYHQYGEGGLKDRSRGPKNIPTGQMRR; from the coding sequence ATGGCCCAAGAGGCTGGCATATCAAAGGCGGCAGAACTGTTCAAAACATCGAGAAACACGGTCAGGAAATGGCTCAAGAGGTATCACCAATATGGAGAGGGAGGACTTAAAGACAGATCGAGAGGGCCGAAAAACATCCCAACAGGACAGATGAGAAGATAG
- a CDS encoding acetylxylan esterase, with protein sequence MGGTLWGYIARTATRITGRAFEGIKTLQDWKDERDGRLKEFMRMMGLDPMPEKCDLDPQTLGEFWGEGYRVEKVAYRILPEIWGTAHIYRPDPMPDGKLPAVLYVCGHRPIGTHGYQPHGIMWAKRGYLCLSFDTIEQGDNPGDHHGLYYGERFDWVSLGYTPAGGELWNSIRALDLLLSLPEVNPDKVGATGISGGGAHSLFLAVADERVKAVASVAGTDSIETLVGHRHAWGHCDCMMLFNIYQRDTSEFFALIAPRPLLLCFAIHDSLYTPKGWRGMYERIKRIYRLYGQADKCELFEYPGPHSYQPETIETINKWFDEHIAGEEKPMIELGGEEHGERVTSVFNGAPPEPDRLDLLPELITRRGRVRLPSSREEWEETKRELRHRLVETPLSWIERSDEELSMEMIGDYMAGERRHLVYQGEIEGMDVWLELITPKEPTDKLLLAVLNPDESVREVMGRVGGEHAYAVFEPRGTGLSAPNPSNTIDFRHLTRSALWIGLTWTTMAIHDTLKAIRFLREKFERIFLYGKGDAGVACVYAALLDEEVGGVVADSISTTHLDGGHIIGILKVLDIPQALGMIAPRPLGLVNFGPYRSLWTERLYERLGIRDRLFIGGLGGAIGRVMASH encoded by the coding sequence ATGGGAGGAACGCTCTGGGGTTATATAGCGCGCACGGCCACCCGGATAACCGGGAGGGCGTTTGAGGGGATAAAAACCCTTCAGGATTGGAAGGATGAAAGGGATGGAAGGTTGAAGGAGTTCATGAGGATGATGGGTTTAGACCCTATGCCCGAAAAATGTGATCTCGATCCTCAAACCCTGGGGGAGTTTTGGGGAGAAGGGTACAGGGTCGAAAAGGTGGCCTATCGGATACTTCCGGAGATATGGGGTACGGCCCATATCTACAGACCCGACCCCATGCCCGATGGAAAGTTGCCCGCCGTGCTCTATGTCTGTGGACACCGGCCCATAGGGACGCACGGGTATCAACCGCACGGGATCATGTGGGCCAAAAGGGGGTATCTCTGCCTCTCGTTTGACACCATAGAGCAGGGCGACAACCCCGGGGATCACCACGGGCTTTATTACGGGGAGAGGTTCGACTGGGTATCGCTGGGATACACCCCGGCGGGCGGCGAGCTTTGGAACTCGATCAGAGCTCTGGATCTCCTTCTCTCGCTGCCTGAGGTAAACCCTGATAAAGTCGGCGCTACGGGCATATCCGGCGGAGGAGCCCATTCGCTTTTCCTGGCCGTCGCCGATGAGAGGGTGAAGGCGGTCGCTTCCGTGGCCGGCACCGACTCGATCGAAACCCTGGTGGGTCACAGACACGCCTGGGGACATTGCGACTGCATGATGCTCTTCAACATCTACCAAAGGGACACGTCTGAATTTTTCGCGCTGATAGCCCCTAGACCTCTACTGCTCTGTTTCGCCATACACGACAGCCTCTACACGCCCAAAGGGTGGAGGGGGATGTATGAAAGGATAAAGAGGATCTACCGGCTTTACGGTCAGGCCGATAAATGCGAGCTGTTCGAGTATCCGGGTCCGCACTCCTACCAGCCCGAGACGATCGAGACGATAAACAAATGGTTCGACGAACACATCGCCGGTGAGGAAAAGCCGATGATAGAGCTCGGAGGTGAGGAACATGGGGAGAGGGTGACATCGGTTTTCAACGGTGCTCCGCCCGAACCCGATAGACTCGACTTATTGCCCGAGCTGATCACAAGGCGCGGCAGGGTGAGACTGCCTTCATCACGAGAGGAGTGGGAGGAGACCAAACGGGAGCTCAGACATCGGCTGGTAGAGACCCCACTCAGCTGGATCGAACGGTCCGATGAGGAGCTCTCGATGGAGATGATAGGCGACTACATGGCGGGTGAGAGGCGGCACTTGGTCTATCAGGGGGAGATAGAAGGGATGGATGTGTGGCTCGAACTTATAACCCCAAAAGAACCGACCGATAAGCTCCTCTTGGCCGTGCTCAACCCCGACGAGAGCGTCCGGGAGGTGATGGGAAGGGTGGGCGGCGAACATGCCTACGCCGTTTTCGAGCCTCGTGGAACCGGACTGAGCGCGCCCAATCCGTCCAATACGATCGATTTCAGACATCTGACGAGATCCGCCCTCTGGATCGGGCTGACTTGGACGACGATGGCGATACACGACACCTTAAAGGCGATCCGGTTCCTGAGGGAGAAGTTCGAGAGGATATTCCTCTACGGCAAAGGGGACGCGGGCGTGGCGTGCGTCTACGCGGCCTTGCTGGACGAAGAGGTGGGAGGCGTGGTGGCCGATTCCATCTCCACGACACATCTGGATGGCGGACACATAATCGGGATACTGAAAGTTTTGGACATACCCCAGGCGCTCGGGATGATAGCCCCCAGACCCTTAGGTCTGGTTAACTTCGGCCCCTACAGATCGCTTTGGACCGAGAGGCTCTACGAGAGGTTAGGGATACGAGATAGATTGTTCATAGGAGGGTTAGGAGGGGCGATCGGAAGGGTGATGGCATCCCACTAG